One Paraglaciecola mesophila genomic region harbors:
- a CDS encoding sigma-70 family RNA polymerase sigma factor, translated as MNLRKQFKKASVSSDMLDKQKRYETLVQALHGDIFRYAYWLVKDKAVAEDIVQETFLRAWKSLDSLKDEKAAKSWLITILRRENARRFERKQFDLVDIDDVSISDDQLTHEVEIEHRELREIMASLSEEYREPLMLQIMFGYSGEEIAAQLDLNKNTVMTRLFRARSQIKEALEKSNDNRERKNG; from the coding sequence ATGAATTTGCGAAAGCAATTTAAAAAAGCCTCGGTCTCTAGTGACATGCTAGATAAACAAAAAAGATATGAAACCCTAGTCCAAGCATTACATGGTGATATTTTCCGCTATGCGTATTGGCTGGTTAAAGATAAAGCGGTCGCTGAAGACATAGTCCAAGAGACATTTTTACGTGCCTGGAAATCACTGGATTCACTAAAGGATGAGAAAGCAGCCAAATCTTGGTTGATTACTATCCTGCGACGGGAAAATGCCCGTCGTTTTGAGCGTAAGCAATTTGACCTGGTGGATATCGATGATGTGTCTATTTCAGACGATCAATTAACCCATGAGGTCGAGATTGAACATCGTGAATTGCGTGAAATCATGGCATCGCTCAGTGAAGAGTACAGAGAGCCACTCATGTTGCAAATCATGTTTGGCTACAGTGGTGAGGAAATTGCCGCTCAATTAGACTTAAACAAGAATACAGTAATGACCCGTTTATTTCGGGCACGAAGCCAAATTAAAGAGGCACTAGAGAAATCAAATGACAATCGAGAACGGAAAAATGGATGA
- a CDS encoding VWA domain-containing protein → MMVEMNIADFHFLRPLWLLAIIPLIALIVLLKRMSQHSGGWQSVLPAHLYQHLIAQNGIQSAKPPFYILATAWLLASIALAGPTWLRLPQPVYQLNSGKVVVLDMSLSMRATDVSPNRLTRAKYKAIDLVKAIAEGETGLVAYAGDAFTISPLSSDAQNLTTLIPSLSPEIMPVEGSEPFLGLESAISLLHNAGYQQGEIFWITDGIENGQMAEVSKLLENSPYRLSVLGVGTAEGAPIQLLNGDFLKDSSGAVVVPRLRASNLKILARKGQGRYIAMRTDDSDIDYLKNQSVISSDEEKEGEANENFGDKWQEMGPYLLLLLIPLAAYGFRRGLLGIFALFLLLPVYTPTASASWWDDMWQTKNQQGQQAFQAENYNAAAEHFEDPMWRGAAAYKAQDYATALEAFQHATGAQARYNEGNTLAQLGKLDEAIEAYDKALEIDPAHEDAKANKALLEQQKEQQQGNSDQQQGDDSQQNDDGQQSDNSEQGDNNQQSEQQNNQNSDQQQRQGSEQSQDSNSSDQSDANPSQPEDQPEQDNQGEQGGENKDEEPSADQQPSADQQSNDASGQQEEQASSTNEQSSQTMNDDQQFDEQDAQEQQASAADVQSPEELTDEQKEQMQRMQTLLNRVPDDPAFLLKRKMQLENQKRRQQRTPTQQQRNW, encoded by the coding sequence ATGATGGTTGAAATGAATATCGCCGATTTTCATTTTTTGCGTCCTTTGTGGCTGTTAGCCATTATTCCTTTGATAGCGCTGATTGTGCTCCTGAAACGTATGAGCCAACACAGTGGAGGTTGGCAATCTGTGCTCCCCGCACACCTATATCAGCACCTAATCGCTCAAAATGGAATCCAATCCGCTAAGCCGCCTTTTTACATATTGGCGACAGCTTGGTTATTGGCTTCAATTGCGCTAGCTGGCCCCACTTGGTTGCGTTTACCGCAACCGGTTTATCAGCTAAATAGCGGCAAGGTCGTGGTATTGGATATGTCGCTTTCCATGCGCGCGACAGATGTTTCCCCTAACCGGTTAACAAGGGCAAAATACAAAGCGATCGATTTAGTAAAAGCCATAGCTGAAGGTGAAACTGGCCTTGTAGCTTACGCGGGCGATGCGTTCACTATTAGCCCGTTAAGTTCTGACGCGCAAAATTTGACGACCTTAATCCCCAGCTTATCCCCTGAAATCATGCCTGTAGAGGGTAGCGAGCCTTTTCTGGGATTAGAGTCCGCCATCAGCTTGTTACACAACGCCGGTTATCAACAAGGTGAAATATTTTGGATCACTGATGGTATTGAGAACGGTCAAATGGCGGAGGTCAGCAAACTACTTGAAAATTCCCCCTATCGTCTTTCTGTGCTTGGCGTTGGCACTGCGGAGGGAGCGCCGATTCAATTATTAAATGGCGATTTCTTAAAAGACAGTAGTGGCGCTGTCGTGGTACCCAGATTGCGTGCAAGTAATTTAAAGATCCTCGCCCGCAAAGGGCAAGGAAGATATATTGCGATGCGTACTGATGACAGTGATATCGATTACCTTAAAAACCAGTCGGTCATCTCTAGCGATGAGGAAAAGGAAGGTGAAGCGAATGAAAACTTCGGCGATAAATGGCAAGAAATGGGTCCTTATTTACTTCTTTTATTAATTCCCCTCGCCGCTTATGGGTTCCGTAGAGGTTTGCTCGGTATATTCGCCCTGTTTTTGCTACTGCCTGTGTACACACCAACAGCCAGTGCAAGTTGGTGGGACGATATGTGGCAAACCAAAAACCAACAGGGTCAGCAAGCCTTTCAAGCTGAGAATTATAATGCGGCAGCAGAGCATTTCGAAGACCCAATGTGGCGCGGCGCAGCGGCATACAAAGCGCAAGATTACGCTACCGCGCTTGAAGCATTCCAACACGCTACAGGTGCACAAGCTAGATACAATGAAGGTAATACCCTTGCTCAACTAGGCAAACTTGATGAAGCAATTGAAGCGTATGACAAAGCCTTAGAAATTGACCCTGCTCATGAGGATGCCAAAGCGAACAAAGCTCTGCTTGAACAACAAAAAGAACAACAGCAGGGTAACTCTGATCAGCAACAAGGTGATGACAGTCAGCAAAATGACGACGGCCAGCAAAGCGATAACAGCGAACAAGGTGATAATAATCAGCAAAGCGAGCAACAAAACAACCAAAACTCAGACCAACAGCAACGTCAGGGCTCTGAGCAGTCGCAAGACAGTAATAGCTCAGATCAAAGTGATGCCAATCCTTCTCAACCTGAAGATCAACCTGAGCAAGACAACCAAGGAGAGCAAGGAGGCGAAAACAAGGATGAAGAGCCATCAGCGGATCAACAGCCATCAGCGGATCAACAGAGTAACGACGCCTCAGGGCAGCAAGAAGAGCAAGCATCTTCGACAAACGAACAATCATCACAGACGATGAATGATGATCAGCAGTTTGATGAGCAAGATGCTCAGGAACAACAAGCATCAGCAGCAGATGTTCAGTCACCAGAAGAGCTGACAGACGAACAGAAAGAACAAATGCAGCGTATGCAAACTTTACTAAATCGCGTGCCAGACGACCCCGCTTTTTTACTTAAACGCAAAATGCAGTTAGAAAACCAAAAGCGTAGACAACAACGTACACCGACTCAGCAACAAAGGAATTGGTAG
- a CDS encoding vWA domain-containing protein, with translation MFEFAWWWMWFTLPLPILIYLLPAKAQVQSAALRVPHLPQALQKVSKPPTSRRGFLLVAALAWIALVGASARPQWLGEPVSIPAEGRDLMIAVDLSGSMKIDDMQVNGRQVDRLQMIKSVLHDFIQRRVGDRLGLIFFADTAYLQAPLTYDRETVSQLLNESLIGLVGEQTAIGDAIGLAIKRFQSKKESNKVLILLTDGQNTAGNISPQQANELAINNGVTLYTIGVGADQMMVQSIFGSRQVNPSQELDENMLTQLAESTGGRYFRARDAESLKEIYNKLDELEPIARESRQMRPLQALYYYPLAFSLVITFLLALKPLMLSWVSNIKRTDKKGAK, from the coding sequence ATGTTTGAGTTTGCATGGTGGTGGATGTGGTTCACCCTGCCCTTACCTATCTTAATTTATTTGCTACCAGCCAAAGCCCAAGTGCAATCAGCAGCGCTCAGAGTGCCCCATTTACCTCAAGCGCTACAAAAGGTTTCTAAGCCGCCTACTAGTCGGCGTGGGTTTTTACTTGTTGCGGCATTAGCATGGATAGCTCTAGTCGGCGCAAGCGCGCGTCCTCAATGGTTAGGAGAGCCAGTAAGCATACCTGCAGAAGGGCGCGATCTTATGATTGCCGTTGATTTGTCTGGCAGTATGAAAATCGATGACATGCAAGTTAATGGTCGACAAGTTGATCGTCTGCAAATGATTAAATCAGTACTTCACGATTTTATTCAGCGCCGCGTTGGCGATCGTCTTGGCTTGATTTTTTTCGCTGATACCGCCTATCTACAAGCCCCCTTAACTTACGATCGCGAAACTGTCTCACAGCTGTTAAACGAATCGTTAATTGGTTTGGTGGGAGAGCAAACTGCCATTGGCGATGCTATTGGCCTTGCCATTAAGCGATTCCAAAGCAAGAAAGAATCAAACAAAGTGTTGATTTTATTAACTGACGGACAAAATACCGCGGGTAATATCAGTCCTCAGCAAGCCAACGAGTTAGCCATAAATAATGGTGTGACCTTATACACAATTGGCGTTGGTGCTGATCAGATGATGGTACAAAGTATTTTTGGGAGCCGCCAAGTCAATCCCTCACAGGAATTAGATGAGAACATGCTTACCCAACTTGCTGAATCCACCGGTGGGCGCTACTTTCGTGCCAGAGACGCCGAGAGTCTAAAAGAGATATATAACAAACTAGACGAATTAGAGCCCATTGCGCGAGAAAGTAGACAAATGCGACCACTACAAGCGTTGTACTATTACCCGTTAGCGTTCTCCCTAGTCATTACGTTTTTGCTCGCGCTCAAACCGCTCATGCTTAGTTGGGTATCCAACATAAAACGCACCGACAAAAAAGGAGCCAAATGA
- a CDS encoding BatD family protein, protein MQLFIRYFTRLCLLLWALSSMAFAQIDELSATVDKNPVLADESITLSVVASGTASRDAFDATPLNADFIVGRTSVSSQTQMINFDTTRTTIWTTTLIPRKPGRFVIPAFTIEGKSSDPINMMVLPVSARQSTEGRDVYVTTSVDTNETYLQQQIRYTAKLYLARDLQRGSLSTPTLTDGEIRQIGKDAEYNDIVDGKRYRVIERTFSVIPQKSGTFTIQGPVFEGEVVQDRQQSFGFFSRSKTINRVGPPQEISVKPIPDNYTGTWLPSEYVELHEEWQPDSGDFTVGEPITRTLTLTAVGVDEAQLPAINSQYPSGVKVYPNQPNTTTIEKDETLIAQRTETIAIIPSQAGEFTIDEVKVPWFNIVTEQVEYAVLPKRTIRVKAATGNAPTGAPPLSETIETDTEEPATVSHPPTNAKTDSTVVTYKENWWSTSSWILLTLWLLTLSGWVLHVNRRVEMKNLRISAGAQKRNTPAMTKNTTEKQAWKLLQKAIEKQDSNAIIETLTIWLNTLLGSTNKSLSAIQQCLHNESLNAAVNALYGAKFSQQSNQWQRDELISTLNSLRQDIPGNQSKGELPPLY, encoded by the coding sequence ATGCAGTTATTCATCCGTTATTTCACCCGTTTATGCTTATTGTTGTGGGCATTATCTTCAATGGCTTTTGCACAAATTGATGAGCTGTCTGCCACGGTTGATAAAAACCCAGTACTTGCCGATGAATCAATCACCTTGAGCGTTGTCGCTTCGGGCACCGCCTCTCGCGATGCATTTGACGCGACGCCGTTAAACGCAGATTTTATTGTCGGCAGAACCTCGGTTAGTTCGCAGACGCAGATGATAAATTTCGACACAACGCGCACCACAATTTGGACTACAACCCTTATTCCCCGTAAACCTGGGCGCTTTGTCATACCGGCTTTTACCATTGAAGGGAAAAGCTCTGATCCTATTAATATGATGGTGCTGCCTGTTTCTGCCCGTCAAAGTACCGAAGGGCGGGACGTCTATGTCACCACATCAGTTGACACCAACGAAACGTACCTGCAACAGCAAATTCGTTACACGGCGAAACTGTACCTTGCACGGGATCTTCAGCGAGGCAGCCTTTCAACCCCGACACTGACTGATGGTGAAATTCGCCAAATTGGAAAAGACGCAGAGTATAACGACATTGTCGATGGAAAACGCTATCGCGTGATTGAGCGTACATTTTCCGTAATTCCGCAAAAAAGTGGAACATTTACCATCCAAGGACCGGTTTTTGAAGGCGAAGTCGTTCAAGACAGACAACAAAGTTTCGGTTTTTTCAGCCGGAGCAAAACAATTAATCGTGTTGGCCCACCGCAAGAAATCAGCGTAAAGCCAATCCCAGATAATTATACAGGCACATGGTTACCCAGTGAATATGTAGAGTTACATGAAGAGTGGCAACCAGATTCGGGCGATTTTACTGTGGGCGAACCAATCACTCGCACGCTGACGCTGACAGCTGTAGGGGTAGATGAAGCGCAACTGCCCGCAATTAACAGTCAATACCCGTCAGGGGTAAAGGTATATCCCAACCAGCCTAACACCACAACCATTGAAAAAGATGAAACGTTAATCGCCCAGCGTACAGAAACAATCGCCATCATCCCCAGTCAAGCAGGAGAGTTCACCATTGATGAAGTGAAAGTTCCTTGGTTTAACATTGTCACTGAACAAGTTGAATACGCCGTTTTACCTAAGCGTACAATAAGAGTTAAGGCGGCCACAGGCAATGCTCCAACGGGGGCACCGCCTTTGTCTGAGACCATTGAAACCGATACTGAGGAGCCAGCAACAGTTTCCCATCCTCCCACTAATGCCAAAACTGACAGCACGGTAGTGACATACAAAGAGAATTGGTGGTCCACAAGCAGCTGGATATTACTCACATTGTGGCTTTTGACCCTATCGGGTTGGGTATTACATGTTAATCGTCGCGTTGAAATGAAAAACCTAAGGATCTCGGCAGGAGCACAAAAGCGAAATACACCCGCCATGACGAAAAACACCACTGAGAAGCAAGCATGGAAGCTACTTCAAAAGGCAATTGAGAAGCAAGACAGTAATGCCATCATTGAAACATTAACCATCTGGTTGAATACGCTACTGGGTAGTACAAATAAATCTTTGAGCGCTATACAGCAATGTTTACACAATGAATCATTAAACGCGGCAGTAAATGCATTATATGGGGCTAAATTCAGTCAGCAGAGTAACCAATGGCAGCGTGATGAACTGATATCGACATTGAACTCTCTTCGGCAAGACATCCCTGGTAACCAATCAAAAGGTGAGCTCCCTCCCCTTTACTAA